CGTGAGAAGCCACCGCTATGGGAGACGTGACGAGGAGCATTCTGACAAGTACCACGAGCAGCGCCGATTCCGAGACCGCGACCGTGATCGCGACTCTTTCCGGCGCAGAGATCGCTCCGTAGACCGAAGAGACGATTCCTACCGCGGAGGTCGCCGAGACAACGACCGCAACAGAGACCGCAGGAGGTCCCGGGACAGATACGCCGATCGCGACCGCTCTTTGGACAGACGGCGGCCCCGCGATGGCGACAGGGATCATCGCCCAAGGAGGGACGACTCTAGAGATCGAGTTCACGCGAGGCGAGAGGGAACTGCTGACTCCCGCCCCCGCAGCAGGCGCGATGACAGCCGTCCGCGCGGTGCGGCGCTTTCAGAGAATGCCAGCGCTCCCGTTAACGAGGTGAGACAGGCAGTCTACCATCGTGGGACTGCGATCGCTAACCTGGATTTACAGGCTaccaagcccaagcccgccCCAGCTCAGACCGAAGCTGACAAAAAGGCCGAGCGACTTGCCAGGCTCGAGGcgtggaagaagagcaggGAGACCAAGGCCAATAAAGAGAATGAGGTTAATCCAAGTCAGACTAGGAATCTCCTCGCAGAGATGGACAGAAAGTCCGTGCCGTCTCCGGCCCCCGCCTCGCCATCTGTTGCCTCACCAGCCGTTGCATCACCCGGAGCAGCATCGCCTGCGCCCACCCAGACTACTGCGTCGGGAGCCGCCTCGCCGGCCCCTTTTGCGGGCAAGTTTGACCCCAAGGCCATCGCGAAGAAATCCGCGGCGTCGCACAAGAGTTCTGGTACAAATGGTGTACTGGGTTCGCTTCAGGGTCGCCCTGAAAAGTCGATTGCGCCTGTCGCACCAATCACCAAAGGTTTGCCTGTACCATCTGCAGCGGGAGGCGTTTACGCTAACAAACCGACAACAGCTTCGGCACTGCCTGCCAACCGCAACGTGAGTGCTTTCGGCTTCAGCAAGGCGACGGCCGATAGCGAGAAGCTTGCAAACAAACGCAAgctggacctcgacgaggaggagggaacgAAAAGGAAACTCACGAAGTTGCCCGCACTTCCCCTCGAGGCTGATGACACCCCCTATGCTGAtcaagacgaagatgacgagtCTGATGGTGGCAACTTTGCCGAGACTGAGGAagaggctgctgccgccgctcgcGCAGCACACGAGCGGCGCGAGAGAGAGCTGCAAGAGCAAGAATCGCAAGAAGAGGCGAAACCCGATGTAGACATGCAAGACGGTGCACTGCTGCAAACCAATGATACCGCCGAAGAACCTGCAGCCGAGCAGATGGAtgtcgaagaggaagatgacgtTGATCCTTTGGATGCGTTTATGGCTGATTTATCAGACGCCAAAGCCAAACCCACGGATCACAAGGCAAGTACATCATCGAAGAAGGCCCAAGAGCCAGAGGCGTACTTCAGTGACGATGAGTATGCTTTCAAGACAGAAGACGGCAAGGATCCAAATGCTGTTCTTGCCATGGCAGCGaagcgcaagaagaaggacatcCCTACCGTCGACTACAGCAAGCTTGACCTGCATCCCATTCGCAAGAATTTCTGGGTTGAACCAGCAGAGCTTGCCGCCCtgaccgaggaggaagccAACGAGCTCCGTCTGGAACTTGACGGCATCAAAGTCTCTGGGAAGAACATCCCGAAGCCCGTTCAGAAATGGGCGCAGTGCGGATTGACACGCCGCACTTTGGATGTTCTGGCAGACATGGGATTCGACAAGCCGACTTCCATTCAAATGCAGGCTCTCCCCGTCATCATGTCAGGGCGCGATGTGGTCGGTGTTGCCAAGACTGGATCTGGTAAAACGCTTGCCTTCCTTCTCCCCATGTTCCGCCACATCATGGACCAACCTCCCCTCAAGGACACAGACGGTCCCATCGGCCTTATCATG
The DNA window shown above is from Colletotrichum destructivum chromosome 2, complete sequence and carries:
- a CDS encoding Putative ATP-dependent RNA helicase DEAD-box, Helicase superfamily 1/2, ATP-binding protein, whose protein sequence is MARTRDSRSPSPAGSQHNARRPRKDDDRRDRDRRDDGGREYRRRSRSRSPADVRSHRYGRRDEEHSDKYHEQRRFRDRDRDRDSFRRRDRSVDRRDDSYRGGRRDNDRNRDRRRSRDRYADRDRSLDRRRPRDGDRDHRPRRDDSRDRVHARREGTADSRPRSRRDDSRPRGAALSENASAPVNEATKPKPAPAQTEADKKAERLARLEAWKKSRETKANKENEVNPSQTRNLLAEMDRKSVPSPAPASPSVASPAVASPGAASPAPTQTTASGAASPAPFAGKFDPKAIAKKSAASHKSSGTNGVLGSLQGRPEKSIAPVAPITKASALPANRNVSAFGFSKATADSEKLANKRKLDLDEEEGTKRKLTKLPALPLEADDTPYADQDEDDESDGGNFAETEEEAAAAARAAHERRERELQEQESQEEAKPDVDMQDGALLQTNDTAEEPAAEQMDVEEEDDVDPLDAFMADLSDAKAKPTDHKASTSSKKAQEPEAYFSDDEYAFKTEDGKDPNAVLAMAAKRKKKDIPTVDYSKLDLHPIRKNFWVEPAELAALTEEEANELRLELDGIKVSGKNIPKPVQKWAQCGLTRRTLDVLADMGFDKPTSIQMQALPVIMSGRDVVGVAKTGSGKTLAFLLPMFRHIMDQPPLKDTDGPIGLIMTPTRELAVQIHRDCKPFLKAMGLRSVCAYGGAPIRDQIAELKRGAEIVVCTPGRMIDLLAANQGRVTNLRRVTYAVLDEADRMFDMGFEPQVMKIFANIRPDRQTILFSATMPRIIDSLTKKVLKSPVEITVGGRSVVASDITQVVEIVPEDQKFYHLLGLLGELYDKDEDARSLIFVERQEKADDLLKELMTKGYPCMSIHGGKDQVDRDSTISDFKKGIVPILIATSVAARGLDVKQLKLVVNFDCPSHSEDYVHRCGRTGRAGNKGTAVTYITEEQESCASAVAKALEQSGQPVPERLEEMRKAWKEKVKSGKAKDTSGFGGKGLDRLDAEREAARLRERKTHKAEGEDDDVKEEKTEEDKAKSSVTDIQSKVSAIVSRNTSKPEGDSKGKDAPAATGKGGQPLDMVSAAIRNINERLGKAGQLRSGQPIDNKGPDAGAYHATLEINDFPQKARWAVTNRTNVAKILEATGVSITTKGTFYPAGKEVPAGADPKLYILVEGDTEVVVGAAMTELTRLLSEGTVAAATADSRAPASGRYNVV